In Neofelis nebulosa isolate mNeoNeb1 chromosome 10, mNeoNeb1.pri, whole genome shotgun sequence, one DNA window encodes the following:
- the LOC131488760 gene encoding olfactory receptor 4S1 — MGTKNNVTEFVLFGLFQSREMQHVCFVVFSLFHVLTILGNLLVIITINASKTLKAPMYFFLSHLSFADMCYPSATTPKMIADTFVERKTISFNGCMTQLFSAHFFGGTEIFLLTAMAYDRYVAICRPLHYTTIMGQWKCGLLAGASWVAGFLHSILQTLLTVQLPFCGPNEIDNFFCDVHPLLKLACADTYVVGFIVVANSGMISLVSFIILIISYVVILLNLRHQSSEGRRKALSTCGSHIITVILVLVPPMFMYIRPSTTLAADKLVILFNIVMPPLLNPLIYTLRNNEVKNAMRKLFRVQGSTGEK; from the coding sequence ATGGGAACCAAGAACAACGTGACTGAATTTGTGTTGTTCGGCCTTTTCCAGAGCAGGGAGATGCAGCATGTGTGCTTCGTGGTCTTCTCCCTCTTCCATGTACTCACTATCCTGGGGAACCTTCtggtcatcatcaccatcaatgCAAGCAAGACCCTGAAGGctcccatgtatttcttcctcagCCACCTCTCTTTTGCCGACATGTGCTATCCATCTGCTACCACACCCAAGATGATCGCAGACACTTTTGTGGAGCGTAAGACCATCTCCTTCAATGGCTGCATGACCCAGCTCTTTTCTGCCCACTTCTTTGGTGGCACTGAGATATTCCTCCTCACagccatggcctatgaccgctatgtggccatctgtagGCCCCTGCACTACACAACCATCATGGGTCAGTGGAAGTGTGGCTTGCTGGccggggcctcctgggtggctggctTCCTGCATTCCATCCTACAGACACTCCTGACAGTCCAGCTGCCCTTTTGTGGGCCCAATGAGATTGACAACTTCTTCTGTGATGTTCATCCCTTGCTGAAGCTGGCCTGTGCAGACACCTATGTGGTGGGGTTCATTGTGGTGGCCAACAGTGGCATGATCTCTTTGGTGTCCTTTATCATTCTTATCATCTCCTATGTGGTCATCTTATTGAACCTGAGACACCAGTCATCTGAGGGCCGGCGCAAGGCTCTGTCCACATGTGGCTCACACATCATCACGGTCATTTTGGTCCTCGTGCCCCCCATGTTCATGTACATTCGTCCCTCCACCACCCTGGCTGCTGACAAACTTGTCATCCTCTTTAACATCGTCATGCCACCTTTGCTGAACCCTCTGATCTACACGTTGAGGAATAATGAGGTGAAAAATGCCATGAGGAAACTGTTTAGGGTACAAGGGAGTACAGGGGAGAAGTGA